In a genomic window of Onychostoma macrolepis isolate SWU-2019 chromosome 08, ASM1243209v1, whole genome shotgun sequence:
- the tbx16 gene encoding T-box transcription factor 16: protein MQAIRDLKHNFSLPPPPSMAGAGDSYHQGNIRMTLEDPELWRSFHEIGTEMIITKPGRRMFPHCKISLSGLVPYAKYILLVDMVPEDGLRYKWNKDKWEVAGKSEPQPPYRTYLHPDSPAPGSHWMKQSVSFLKLKLTNNALDQHGHIILHSMHRYHPRFHIVQADDLYSVRWSVFQTFTFPETSFTAVTAYQNTKITKLKIDHNPFAKGFRDEGTNSKRRANRNLADSERVAKKMNLPKDSEHGSPRDIQQSSCEGLDDEHVGRKESEVKAERYSPWGGVCDRDNGHALRAESPLGSDPREIYSSEQLVPGQNTYQPYRFHEYGKSPSPSSSSVGSSSGCGSRSSFESRVPDVATVPDQETSSKPPAHEFGLPPCPPHPSTGHQDYAGVLNMAIAQAKPGMLGPHPLYTPYSTEQSLGQWSGAASTQYPPPPPPPHHHLPTEYSTQAVHHGYHHGNVGDWSQYPLFSYSCW from the exons ATGCAGGCTATCAGAG ACCTCAAGCACAATTTCAGTCTCCCTCCTCCGCCTTCCATGGCTGGAGCCGGTGATTCCTATCACCAGGGCAACATCCGAATGACTCTGGAAGATCCGGAGCTGTGGAGATCCTTCCATGAGATCGGCACTGAGATGATCATCACCAAACCTGGCAG GAGGATGTTTCCACACTGCAAAATCAGCTTGTCTGGATTGGTGCCATATGCAAAGTACATTTTACTGGTGGACATGGTGCCAGAAGATGGTCTGAGATATAAG TGGAACAAGGACAAGTGGGAAGTCGCTGGTAAGTCTGAGCCTCAGCCGCCCTACAGGACATACCTACACCCTGATTCTCCAGCGCCAGGCAGCCACTGGATGAAACAGTCTGTGTCCTTCCTCAAGCTCAAGCTTACCAACAATGCCCTGGACCAACATGGACAT ATTATCCTTCACTCCATGCACCGCTACCATCCGCGTTTCCATATCGTCCAGGCTGATGATCTGTACAGCGTACGCTGGAGCGTCTTCCAAACCTTTACCTTCCCCGAGACATCCTTCACTGCTGTAACTGCATACCAGAACACAAAG ATTACAAAGTTGAAAATCGACCACAACCCCTTTGCCAAAGGATTCAGAGATGAGGGCACAAACTCTAAAAG ACGAGCAAATAGAAATCTGGCTGATTCTGAAAGAGTTGCAAAGAAGATGAACTTGCCAAAAGATTCAGAACATGGAAGCCCACGAG ATATCCAGCAGTCCTCATGTGAGGGTCTTGATGATGAACACGTGGGCCGTAAGGAGTCGGAGGTGAAGGCCGAGCGTTACTCCCCATGGGGAGGTGTGTGTGACCGGGACAACGGCCACGCTCTCCGTGCAGAGTCCCCTCTGGGCTCGGACCCTCGGGAAATTTACAGCTCTGAGCAGCTTGTACCGGGACAAAACACATACCAGCCTTACAG ATTTCATGAGTATGGCAAGTCCCCCTCGCCGTCCTCCTCCAGTGTTGGCAGCAGCAGTGGATGTGGAAGCCGCTCCAGCTTTGAGTCCCGAGTGCCGGATGTTGCCACCGTGCCCGATCAAGAAACCTCCAGCAAGCCCCCCGCCCATGAGTTCGGCCTGCCTCCGTGCCCGCCACATCCCTCCACGGGGCACCAGGACTACGCAGGGGTGCTGAACATGGCCATAGCCCAGGCCAAGCCAGGTATGCTGGGCCCCCATCCTCTCTACACGCCCTACAGTACAGAACAGTCTCTGGGACAGTGGAGCGGGGCAGCGTCCACTCAATACCCccctcctccaccacctccccATCACCACCTGCCCACCGAATACAGCACCCAGGCCGTCCATCACGGCTATCACCACGGAAATGTAGGTGACTGGAGCCAATACCCACTGTTCTCTTACTCGTGCTGGTGA
- the klhl22 gene encoding kelch-like protein 22 isoform X1: MNKLIITHQCGTSHKNVSRFTFCLHFYIKMADDLVSCAAGARGAVHSAQPCAKQKYRSNAHSQGLLDGLLMLRQGGILFDVVLLVEGKAIQAHRILLAASCDYFRGMFAGGLREMQQTEIPVHGVTYMAMTKLLDFIYTSELELDLDTVQEVLCAATLLQVQDVIGFCCDFLFSWLDDDNILEVEKLADIYGLDQLGEKIRSYLLKNIQTFSRTPVYRKLPPEKILSVLSSNDLEVNSENEVFEAALHYHYTPEQVEKDDVCLQDPLWMLEAVRFCLMEKHVLQRLHSRLKQCPLRDSVAAALRYHSQELWQPVMQTPLTQPRCSSQCIVGFGGMFSSSTLVDNEERFQVFHPSWGEWRSLAADRAPRMSNMGIAVLNNFVYLIGGDKNTSGFRAEARCWRYDPRHNTWCTIEPLRQQHADHCVCVVDKYIYTIGGRDYTNELDCVERYNPQTNTWEYVAPLKREVYAHAGAVIDGKIYIACGRRGMAYLKETYCYDPSGNHWSMCAEGPVERAWHGMAALNGRAYVIGGSNDGCGYRRDVLKVACYNPIADVWSVVSPLPAGHGEPGMAVLDGCIYILGGRSHDKGSRMKYVHIYNAEEDRWGSGTALEDRVSGLSACVLLLPQAAMAQARSWEQRAKASWEDVDWDDSDNSSED; this comes from the exons ATGAACAAACTCATAATTACT CATCAGTGTGGAACTTCGCACAAAAATGTGAGCAGGTTCACTttctgtttgcatttttatatcaagATGGCTGATGATTTGGTCTCCTGTGCGGCTGGAGCGCGAGGAGCCGTTCACTCCGCTCAGCCCTGTGCCAAGCAGAAATACCGCAGTAATGCCCATTCACAGGGACTGTTAGACGGGCTTCTGATGCTGCGACAAGGAGGGATTCTGTTTGATGTGGTGCTCTTGGTAGAAGGAAAGGCCATTCAGGCTCACCGCATTCTCCTGGCGGCCTCGTGTGACTACTTCAG GGGTATGTTTGCCGGAGGTTTGCGGGAGATGCAGCAGACTGAGATCCCCGTCCATGGAGTCACATACATGGCGATGACCAAACTGCTGGACTTCATCTACACCTCTGAGCTGGAGCTGGACCTGGACACGGTACAGGAAGTGCTGTGCGCGGCCACTCTGCTGCAGGTCCAAGATGTGATCGGCTTCTGCTGCGACTTCCTGTTCTCCTGGCTGGATGATGACAACATCCTGGAGGTGGAAAAGCTAGCTGACATCTACGGGCTCGACCAGCTCGGCGAAAAAATTCGCTCATATCTACTCAAGAACATCCAGACCTTCTCACGTACGCCGGTGTATCGAAAGCTTCCTCCAGAAAAGATCCTGAGTGTCCTTTCCAGCAACGATCTGGAGGTGAACTCAGAGAACGAGGTGTTCGAAGCAGCCCTGCACTACCATTATACTCCTGAACAGGTGGAGAAGGATGATGTTTGCTTACAG GATCCGTTGTGGATGTTGGAAGCGGTGCGGTTCTGTCTGATGGAGAAGCACGTGTTGCAGCGCTTGCACAGCCGGTTAAAACAGTGTCCGCTGCGGGACTCAGTGGCCGCTGCTCTGCGTTACCACAGTCAGGAGCTGTGGCAGCCGGTGATGCAAACCCCACTCACTCAGCCTCGCTGCAGCtcccagtgcattgtgggattcgGTGGCATGTTTTCATCCAGCACACTGGTGGACAATGAAGAGCGCTTCCAGGTGTTCCACCCCTCCTGGGGTGAGTGGCGTAGTCTGGCTGCAGATCGTGCTCCTCGCATGTCCAACATGGGCATCGCGGTGCTCAATAACTTTGTGTACTTGATTGGTGGAGACAAAAACACCAGTGGCTTCCGTGCTGAAGCTCGATGCTGGAG GTACGATCCCCGCCACAACACCTGGTGTACTATCGAGCCTTTACGGCAGCAGCACGCGGATCATTGCGTCTGTGTGGTTGACAAATATATCTACACCATTGGAGGACGAGACTACACCAATGAACTGGACTGTGTGGAGCGCTACAACCCACAAACCAACACCTGGGAATATGTGGCACCGCTGAAACGAGAG GTATATGCCCACGCTGGTGCAGTGATTGATGGGAAGATCTACATAGCATGTGGCCGGCGGGGAATGGCATATCTGAAGGAGACCTACTGTTATGATCCCAGCGGCAATCACTGGAGCATGTGTGCCGAGGGTCCGGTGGAGCGCGCCTGGCACGGCATGGCAGCACTTAACGGCCGAGCTTACGTCATTGGAGGCAGCAACGATGGTTGCGGTTACCGGCGAGACGTCCTCAAG GTGGCGTGCTATAACCCAATAGCAGATGTGTGGTCTGTGGTGAGCCCGCTGCCAGCTGGACACGGAGAGCCAGGTATGGCCGTCCTGGATGGGTGCATCTACATCCTGGGAGGAAGGTCGCATGATAAGGGCAGTCGAATGAAGTACGTTCACATTTATAACGCAGAGGAGGACAGATGGGGGAGCGGGACAGCCCTCGAGGACCGCGTATCTGGGCTTTCAGCATGTGTCCTGCTTTTGCCACAAGCAGCCATGGCTCAGGCGCGCAGCTGGGAGCAAAGGGCTAAAGCATCATGGGAAGATGTGGACTGGGATGACTCGGACAACTCAAGCGAGGACTGA
- the klhl22 gene encoding kelch-like protein 22 isoform X3 — translation MFAGGLREMQQTEIPVHGVTYMAMTKLLDFIYTSELELDLDTVQEVLCAATLLQVQDVIGFCCDFLFSWLDDDNILEVEKLADIYGLDQLGEKIRSYLLKNIQTFSRTPVYRKLPPEKILSVLSSNDLEVNSENEVFEAALHYHYTPEQVEKDDVCLQDPLWMLEAVRFCLMEKHVLQRLHSRLKQCPLRDSVAAALRYHSQELWQPVMQTPLTQPRCSSQCIVGFGGMFSSSTLVDNEERFQVFHPSWGEWRSLAADRAPRMSNMGIAVLNNFVYLIGGDKNTSGFRAEARCWRYDPRHNTWCTIEPLRQQHADHCVCVVDKYIYTIGGRDYTNELDCVERYNPQTNTWEYVAPLKREVYAHAGAVIDGKIYIACGRRGMAYLKETYCYDPSGNHWSMCAEGPVERAWHGMAALNGRAYVIGGSNDGCGYRRDVLKVACYNPIADVWSVVSPLPAGHGEPGMAVLDGCIYILGGRSHDKGSRMKYVHIYNAEEDRWGSGTALEDRVSGLSACVLLLPQAAMAQARSWEQRAKASWEDVDWDDSDNSSED, via the exons ATGTTTGCCGGAGGTTTGCGGGAGATGCAGCAGACTGAGATCCCCGTCCATGGAGTCACATACATGGCGATGACCAAACTGCTGGACTTCATCTACACCTCTGAGCTGGAGCTGGACCTGGACACGGTACAGGAAGTGCTGTGCGCGGCCACTCTGCTGCAGGTCCAAGATGTGATCGGCTTCTGCTGCGACTTCCTGTTCTCCTGGCTGGATGATGACAACATCCTGGAGGTGGAAAAGCTAGCTGACATCTACGGGCTCGACCAGCTCGGCGAAAAAATTCGCTCATATCTACTCAAGAACATCCAGACCTTCTCACGTACGCCGGTGTATCGAAAGCTTCCTCCAGAAAAGATCCTGAGTGTCCTTTCCAGCAACGATCTGGAGGTGAACTCAGAGAACGAGGTGTTCGAAGCAGCCCTGCACTACCATTATACTCCTGAACAGGTGGAGAAGGATGATGTTTGCTTACAG GATCCGTTGTGGATGTTGGAAGCGGTGCGGTTCTGTCTGATGGAGAAGCACGTGTTGCAGCGCTTGCACAGCCGGTTAAAACAGTGTCCGCTGCGGGACTCAGTGGCCGCTGCTCTGCGTTACCACAGTCAGGAGCTGTGGCAGCCGGTGATGCAAACCCCACTCACTCAGCCTCGCTGCAGCtcccagtgcattgtgggattcgGTGGCATGTTTTCATCCAGCACACTGGTGGACAATGAAGAGCGCTTCCAGGTGTTCCACCCCTCCTGGGGTGAGTGGCGTAGTCTGGCTGCAGATCGTGCTCCTCGCATGTCCAACATGGGCATCGCGGTGCTCAATAACTTTGTGTACTTGATTGGTGGAGACAAAAACACCAGTGGCTTCCGTGCTGAAGCTCGATGCTGGAG GTACGATCCCCGCCACAACACCTGGTGTACTATCGAGCCTTTACGGCAGCAGCACGCGGATCATTGCGTCTGTGTGGTTGACAAATATATCTACACCATTGGAGGACGAGACTACACCAATGAACTGGACTGTGTGGAGCGCTACAACCCACAAACCAACACCTGGGAATATGTGGCACCGCTGAAACGAGAG GTATATGCCCACGCTGGTGCAGTGATTGATGGGAAGATCTACATAGCATGTGGCCGGCGGGGAATGGCATATCTGAAGGAGACCTACTGTTATGATCCCAGCGGCAATCACTGGAGCATGTGTGCCGAGGGTCCGGTGGAGCGCGCCTGGCACGGCATGGCAGCACTTAACGGCCGAGCTTACGTCATTGGAGGCAGCAACGATGGTTGCGGTTACCGGCGAGACGTCCTCAAG GTGGCGTGCTATAACCCAATAGCAGATGTGTGGTCTGTGGTGAGCCCGCTGCCAGCTGGACACGGAGAGCCAGGTATGGCCGTCCTGGATGGGTGCATCTACATCCTGGGAGGAAGGTCGCATGATAAGGGCAGTCGAATGAAGTACGTTCACATTTATAACGCAGAGGAGGACAGATGGGGGAGCGGGACAGCCCTCGAGGACCGCGTATCTGGGCTTTCAGCATGTGTCCTGCTTTTGCCACAAGCAGCCATGGCTCAGGCGCGCAGCTGGGAGCAAAGGGCTAAAGCATCATGGGAAGATGTGGACTGGGATGACTCGGACAACTCAAGCGAGGACTGA
- the klhl22 gene encoding kelch-like protein 22 isoform X2: MADDLVSCAAGARGAVHSAQPCAKQKYRSNAHSQGLLDGLLMLRQGGILFDVVLLVEGKAIQAHRILLAASCDYFRGMFAGGLREMQQTEIPVHGVTYMAMTKLLDFIYTSELELDLDTVQEVLCAATLLQVQDVIGFCCDFLFSWLDDDNILEVEKLADIYGLDQLGEKIRSYLLKNIQTFSRTPVYRKLPPEKILSVLSSNDLEVNSENEVFEAALHYHYTPEQVEKDDVCLQDPLWMLEAVRFCLMEKHVLQRLHSRLKQCPLRDSVAAALRYHSQELWQPVMQTPLTQPRCSSQCIVGFGGMFSSSTLVDNEERFQVFHPSWGEWRSLAADRAPRMSNMGIAVLNNFVYLIGGDKNTSGFRAEARCWRYDPRHNTWCTIEPLRQQHADHCVCVVDKYIYTIGGRDYTNELDCVERYNPQTNTWEYVAPLKREVYAHAGAVIDGKIYIACGRRGMAYLKETYCYDPSGNHWSMCAEGPVERAWHGMAALNGRAYVIGGSNDGCGYRRDVLKVACYNPIADVWSVVSPLPAGHGEPGMAVLDGCIYILGGRSHDKGSRMKYVHIYNAEEDRWGSGTALEDRVSGLSACVLLLPQAAMAQARSWEQRAKASWEDVDWDDSDNSSED, encoded by the exons ATGGCTGATGATTTGGTCTCCTGTGCGGCTGGAGCGCGAGGAGCCGTTCACTCCGCTCAGCCCTGTGCCAAGCAGAAATACCGCAGTAATGCCCATTCACAGGGACTGTTAGACGGGCTTCTGATGCTGCGACAAGGAGGGATTCTGTTTGATGTGGTGCTCTTGGTAGAAGGAAAGGCCATTCAGGCTCACCGCATTCTCCTGGCGGCCTCGTGTGACTACTTCAG GGGTATGTTTGCCGGAGGTTTGCGGGAGATGCAGCAGACTGAGATCCCCGTCCATGGAGTCACATACATGGCGATGACCAAACTGCTGGACTTCATCTACACCTCTGAGCTGGAGCTGGACCTGGACACGGTACAGGAAGTGCTGTGCGCGGCCACTCTGCTGCAGGTCCAAGATGTGATCGGCTTCTGCTGCGACTTCCTGTTCTCCTGGCTGGATGATGACAACATCCTGGAGGTGGAAAAGCTAGCTGACATCTACGGGCTCGACCAGCTCGGCGAAAAAATTCGCTCATATCTACTCAAGAACATCCAGACCTTCTCACGTACGCCGGTGTATCGAAAGCTTCCTCCAGAAAAGATCCTGAGTGTCCTTTCCAGCAACGATCTGGAGGTGAACTCAGAGAACGAGGTGTTCGAAGCAGCCCTGCACTACCATTATACTCCTGAACAGGTGGAGAAGGATGATGTTTGCTTACAG GATCCGTTGTGGATGTTGGAAGCGGTGCGGTTCTGTCTGATGGAGAAGCACGTGTTGCAGCGCTTGCACAGCCGGTTAAAACAGTGTCCGCTGCGGGACTCAGTGGCCGCTGCTCTGCGTTACCACAGTCAGGAGCTGTGGCAGCCGGTGATGCAAACCCCACTCACTCAGCCTCGCTGCAGCtcccagtgcattgtgggattcgGTGGCATGTTTTCATCCAGCACACTGGTGGACAATGAAGAGCGCTTCCAGGTGTTCCACCCCTCCTGGGGTGAGTGGCGTAGTCTGGCTGCAGATCGTGCTCCTCGCATGTCCAACATGGGCATCGCGGTGCTCAATAACTTTGTGTACTTGATTGGTGGAGACAAAAACACCAGTGGCTTCCGTGCTGAAGCTCGATGCTGGAG GTACGATCCCCGCCACAACACCTGGTGTACTATCGAGCCTTTACGGCAGCAGCACGCGGATCATTGCGTCTGTGTGGTTGACAAATATATCTACACCATTGGAGGACGAGACTACACCAATGAACTGGACTGTGTGGAGCGCTACAACCCACAAACCAACACCTGGGAATATGTGGCACCGCTGAAACGAGAG GTATATGCCCACGCTGGTGCAGTGATTGATGGGAAGATCTACATAGCATGTGGCCGGCGGGGAATGGCATATCTGAAGGAGACCTACTGTTATGATCCCAGCGGCAATCACTGGAGCATGTGTGCCGAGGGTCCGGTGGAGCGCGCCTGGCACGGCATGGCAGCACTTAACGGCCGAGCTTACGTCATTGGAGGCAGCAACGATGGTTGCGGTTACCGGCGAGACGTCCTCAAG GTGGCGTGCTATAACCCAATAGCAGATGTGTGGTCTGTGGTGAGCCCGCTGCCAGCTGGACACGGAGAGCCAGGTATGGCCGTCCTGGATGGGTGCATCTACATCCTGGGAGGAAGGTCGCATGATAAGGGCAGTCGAATGAAGTACGTTCACATTTATAACGCAGAGGAGGACAGATGGGGGAGCGGGACAGCCCTCGAGGACCGCGTATCTGGGCTTTCAGCATGTGTCCTGCTTTTGCCACAAGCAGCCATGGCTCAGGCGCGCAGCTGGGAGCAAAGGGCTAAAGCATCATGGGAAGATGTGGACTGGGATGACTCGGACAACTCAAGCGAGGACTGA